Proteins from a single region of Mobula birostris isolate sMobBir1 unplaced genomic scaffold, sMobBir1.hap1 scaffold_922, whole genome shotgun sequence:
- the LOC140193845 gene encoding lysophosphatidic acid receptor 5-like, which produces MSVTPNCTAATATASNAMPTLCVDHGAVHRLHLAWNGTVLAAALPLNAAALWAFVGPLRLRTAVTVYLANLAACDLLFALSLPLRLLYYATGRWTLGDALCRLAGSLFQLNMYGSCLFLTAVNVDRYLALACPLRSRAFNRRSVSWKVCGAVWALIALGSVPVAMVHDSSKCLRSGSCDEETRCFESFSDRTWRRELLPLVAVAEILGFLLPLAAVLYCSARVLEALWKGGGLGGPGGQRKSKGKWRRKTILLLVANALIFVVCFAPYNLVLAGYALSRSHLLQLSGVSEKTLRLTLQVTVLLSGTNCCLDPLVYYYSTEGFRATFRGVATGRYALTSRSALTSRNRSQGTELNRMVRLERVREASGDSVV; this is translated from the coding sequence ATGAGCGTGACGCCCAACTGCACGGCGGCGACGGCGACGGCGTCGAACGCGATGCCCACCTTGTGCGTGGACCACGGCGCGGTGCACCGGCTGCACCTGGCCTGGAACGGGACGGTACTGGCCGCCGCGCTGCCACTCAACGCCGCCGCCCTGTGGGCGTTCGTGGGGCCGCTGCGCCTGCGGACGGCGGTGACCGTCTACCTGGCCAACCTGGCGGCCTGCGACCTGCTCTTCGCCCTGTCGCTGCCGCTCCGCCTGCTCTACTACGCCACCGGCCGCTGGACGCTGGGCGACGCGCTGTGCCGGCTGGCGGGCTCGCTCTTCCAGCTCAACATGTacggcagctgcctgttcctcaccGCCGTCAACGTGGACCGATACCTGGCCCTGGCCTGCCCCCTCCGCTCCCGGGCCTTCAACCGCCGCAGCGTCTCCTGGAAGGTCTGCGGGGCCGTCTGGGCCCTCATCGCCCTGGGCTCGGTGCCCGTGGCCATGGTGCACGACAGCAGCAAATGCCTGAGGTCCGGCTCCTGCGACGAGGAGACACGGTGTTTCGAGAGCTTCTCCGACCGCACCTGGCGGAGAGAGCTCCTGCCGCTGGTGGCGGTGGCCGAGATCCTGGGCTTCCTGCTGCCCCTGGCCGCCGTCCTCTACTGCTCGGCccgggtgctggaggccctgtgGAAGGGCGGCGGGCTGGGCGGCCCGGGCGGGCAGCGGAAGTCGAAGGGGAAGTGGAGGCGGAAGACGATCCTTCTGCTGGTGGCCAACGCGCTCATCTTCGTGGTCTGCTTCGCCCCGTACAACCTGGTGCTCGCCGGCTACGCCCTGTCCCGCTCCCACCTCCTGCAGCTCagcggggtgtcggagaagacgCTGCGGCTAACCCTCCAGGTCACCGTCCTCCTGTCCGGCACCAACTGCTGCCTCGACCCCCTGGTGTACTATTACAGCACCGAAGGCTTCCGCGCCACCTTCCGGGGGGTGGCGACGGGCCGCTACGCGCTGACCAGCCGCTCCGCGCTGACCAGCCGCAACCGCAGCCAAGGCACCGAGCTGAACAGGATGGTGCGGCTGGAGCGGGTGAGGGAGGCCAGCGGCGACAGCGTCGTGTGA